A single region of the Oxyura jamaicensis isolate SHBP4307 breed ruddy duck chromosome 6, BPBGC_Ojam_1.0, whole genome shotgun sequence genome encodes:
- the FBXL15 gene encoding F-box/LRR-repeat protein 15 has protein sequence MSAGRAEGGLLALPWEDVLVPHVLRHLPLRQLLSLRRVSRAFRELVRLYLANMRRFDSAQIGPAVPRAAFLTLLKDNKVLQQLALQSCSDWLTDRELLPVIGQNHHLHHIQLKGCAQLSCHALMAISLSCPNLRRLSLAHCEWVDSLSLRSLADHCKALEAVDLTACRQLKDEAICYLVQKCSRLKSLSLAVNANVGDVAVEETAKCCPELEHLDLTGCLRVKNDSIRVLAEYCPKLRSLKVKHCHNVAESSLSILRSRGVELDVEPLPQTALVLLQDMAGFAPFINLQI, from the exons ATGAGCGCCGGCCGCGCCGAGGGCGGGCTGCTGGCCCTGCCCTGGGAGGACGTCCTGGTGCCGCACGTCCTCCGCCACCTGCCGCTGCGGCAGCTGCTGAGCCTGCGGAGGGTGAGCAGGGCCTTCCGCGAGCTGGTCCGCCTCTACCTGGCCAACATGCGCCGCTTCGACTCCGCGCAG ATCGGACCTGCCGTCCCCAGAGCCGCTTTCCTTACCTTGCTGAAGGACAacaaggtgctgcagcagctggcgCTCCAGAGCTGCTCCGACTGGCTGACggacagggagctgctgccggTCATCGGGCAGAACCACCACCTGCACCACATCCAGCTGAAGGGCTGCGCCCAGCTCAGCTGCCACGCGCTGATGGCCATCTCGCTGAGCTGCCCCAACCTGCGGCGGCTCTCCCTGGCTCACTGCGAGTGGGTGGACAGCCTGTCCCTGCGCAGCCTGGCCGACCACTGCAAGGCGCTGGAGGCTGTGGACCTGACGGCCTGCCGGCAGCTGAAGGACGAGGCCATCTGCTACCTGGTGCAGAAGTGCAGCAGGCTCAAGTCTCTGTCGCTGGCTGTCAATGCCAACGTGGGGGACGTGGCTGTGGAGGAGACTGCCAAGTGCTGCCCCGAGCTGGAGCACCTGGACCTCACCGGGTGTCTGCGAGTCAAGAATGACTCCATCAG GGTCCTGGCTGAGTACTGCCCTAAGCTGCGCTCGCTGAAGGTGAAGCACTGCCACAACGTGGCTGAGTCCAGCCTGAGCATCCTCCGAAGCCGTGGAGTAGAGCTGGATGTGGAGCCTCTGCCGCAGACAGCTCTCGTTCTCCTGCAGGACATGGCTGGCTTTGCCCCTTTCATTAACCTCCAGATCTAG